One window of Sardina pilchardus chromosome 2, fSarPil1.1, whole genome shotgun sequence genomic DNA carries:
- the tacr3l gene encoding tachykinin receptor 3-like, with amino-acid sequence MAGSSNESNITRNFTNQFVQPPWRVTLWSVAYSSVVAVAVFGNLIVIWIILAHKRMRTVTNYFLLNLAFSDASMAAFNTLINFIYAVHGEWYFGEAYCKFHNFFPVAAVFASIYSMSAIAVDRYMAIIHPLKPRLSATATKVVIVCIWALAVVLAFPLCYYSTTWKRPQRTVCYVAWPRHSDDPFMYHIIVAVLVYMLPLVVMGITYTIVGMTLWGAEIPGDSSDNYHDQLCAKRKVVKMMIVVVVTFAICWLPYHVYFIVTVRNKRLLRLKSIQQVYLFVLWLAMSSTMYNPIIYCCLNGRFRAGFKQALRWCPLVHVSSADELELRAIRLEPRNQSSMCTLSRVETSLHGDDRSRNRDKPGNPLGQAGVANGSTKEGESPAVSDLQGPQEHVTAGHLR; translated from the exons ATGGCTGGGTCATCGAACGAATCAAACATTACGCGTAACTTCACGAATCAGTTTGTTCAGCCTCCATGGCGAGTTACGCTTTGGTCAGTAGCATACAGTTCAGTGGTGGCAGTTGCTGTGTTTGGAAATCTAATTGTTATTTGGATCATTTTGGCTCATAAGCGAATGCGAACGGTTACAAATTACTTCTTGCTTAATTTGGCATTCTCTGATGCTTCGATGGCTGCCTTCAACACACTTATTAATTTCATTTACGCCGTTCACGGCGAATGGTACTTTGGAGAGGCGTATTGCAAGTTCCACAACTTCTTCCCCGTCGCCGCTGTGTTCGCAAGCATCTATTCCATGTCTGCTATAGCTGTTGACAG gTATATGGCTATCATACATCCTCTGAAGCCCCGTTTGTCAGCCACTGCTACTAAAGTTGTGATAGTGTGCATTTGGGCGTTGGCAGTTGTGTTGGCCTTCCCCCTCTGCTACTACTCTACCACCTGGAAGAGACCCCAGAGAACAGTATGTTATGTGGCGTGGCCCAGACACTCCGATGATCCTTTCAT GTATCATATCATTGTGGCTGTGTTGGTTTACATGCTCCCCCTGGTGGTAATGGGTATCACCTACACCATTGTGGGGATGACACTGTGGGGTGCAGAAATACCTGGAGACTCATCAGATAACTATCATGACCAGCTCTGTGCCAAGAGAAAG GTGGTGAAGATGAtgattgtggtggtggtgactttCGCCATCTGTTGGCTGCCGTACCATGTGTATTTCATCGTGACTGTGCGGAATAAAAGGCTGCTCCGCTTGAAGTCCATTCAGCAGGTTTATCTGTTTGTGCTTTGGCTGGCCATGAGCTCCACAATGTACAACCCCATCATCTACTGCTGCCTCAATGGAAG GTTTCGGGCGGGGTTCAAGCAAGCACTCCGCTGGTGCCCGTTGGTGCATGTGTCAAGTGCAGATGAGCTGGAATTGCGTGCTATTCGCCTGGAGCCACGCAACCAAAGCAGCATGTGCACGCTGTCCCGTGTCGAGACCAGCCTCCATGGCGATGACCGGAGCCGCAACCGTGACAAGCCTGGAAACCCGCTTGGTCAAGCAGGCGTCGCCAACGGCAGCACTAAAGAGGGCGAGTCACCGGCCGTCTCTGATCTGCAGGGGCCACAGGAGCACGTGACAGCAGGCCACCTCCGCTGA